Sequence from the Bacillus thuringiensis genome:
ATCCCAAAGAAAATTCCTACTACTAAAATGTTAGATACAATAACTGTTATAAATGTTACTATCGCTGTAATAGCCAACTTACTAGCCATCATTTTCTTTCGGTTAATAGGATAAGAAAACATAAGTAGTATTGTTTTATTTTTATATTCGCCAATTATTAACCTTGCGATTAATACACTACCAAAAATAATAAATGTTGCTCTTACTATTGTGCTAGCCATTAACAATATCGTCTCTGGATTCCTTATTTCTGCATCACCTTCTACTTGAGCGATGATGCTCACAAAGATCATTAATGCCAGTATAACAATATTTGCAATAATTGCTCTCTTCACGTACCAACCAAGCTTAAACTTTTTCAATTCTAGCTTCATTAAATGTAGCATGATAGTGTCCTCCTTCCTCCTAAGATTTAATCAATATAAATGACCCCTGTTTCACTTAAAATCTTCGCTTCATTTTTTGCATCACCAATCGTTCCTACTTTTATTCTTTCTGTACTTTTATCTTTCTTAAGTCCTTTTAAATCCACTATTACGTCAGTCAAATTACTTTTAGCCGTAAGTTGTAAAGAAGTCGGAACCCCTTTATACCGTACGCCAATATCCCCTGATTTTGTTTCTATAAATAATGATTTTCCTTCTGTCATATCTTTCAGCAATACTTCCCCAGATGTTGAAGTGATGTTCATATTTTCGTTTTTTACATTTTTTACATAATTATCGCCAGTAGTGGAAGTTATATTTACTTCTTGTAATGAACTATCTTTTAACATTAAATCTCCACTTTCGGATGTGAATTCACCCTTCTCTGCCGATAATCCTGTAATCATTTCATCTCCATATTTGCCTTTTGTCACGATGTTTTTTACTACTATATCGTTTATTTTCACATCACCCGATTTATTATTTACTACAATTTTATCTATTTCTTTCTTTGGAATAGCTATAGATATACTATTTTTCTTCCTAAACGTAAAACCATTAAAAAATCTAGTTACCTTTTGTTTTTGCTTAATCATAATTTTATTTTCGTCATTTTCTATTTTGACAGGATCTATCTCTTTATCTGCTTGTTCACCTTGAGCGGAAATTACTATTTTATTAGCGTCTGTACTTTTAAATTCAATATTCCAATTTTCATTGTCTACTTCTATTTCTTTTATATTATTTATATCAAAAGACTTTTCTTTCTTAAAATCTTTCCCTTGAAATACCTTAAAACCAAAAACCGCACTAGCAATTGTAATGAATAATATTGCAATTACTATCATTTTCTTCATTATTCATACCCCAGTTCGTTTTTGTTTTAAGCTTACTTCACGCCACATCGATCTTGTCGATTTTACGAAATGATAGATAACTAATGAAAATTCCTAATAAACAGAGCACGATTGGAATAGCTATAAAATCAAACATACTTACTTGACCGTTTCCAGCACCAACGTTACCACTAATCAGCATACCAATTATTACTGCCGAAGTTATCGTTGTCGGTGTCGATTTCTTTCTCATTCCAAAAAATAAAGGAATTAAGCTTATACCTGATATCATAAATGCACTTATAACAGTGGTTGGAACGGTAGCTATTATTTCACCTATCGTAGCAGGTGTTTCAATCAGTCCCATCATTGGACTCACAAAATATACAAGCAAACTGATAATGAAAGTCGCGATAATGGTACTCACAAAACAAAAACAAAAAACAATTGTTAATTTCGCACTCATTAGCATTTTCCTTTGAAGCGGATACATAAATGATAGTTGTATCGTTTTATTCTTATACTCATCAATTACTAAACGTGATAAAATGACCGAACTAAAAATAATGAATGTTATTCTAATAAAAATATTTGCTAAATCCATGTTCTGTTTGAAGTCAGAGAAGAGCACGTCTCCTTCAGCTTTCATTCCCAATGCCATAAGGCTTACTACAGCGAAAATTGCTATAATACAAATTGCTACACTTTTAAAGTAACTAGATAATTGATGCTTTTTCCACTCGAGCTTCATTAATCTAAGCATACAAACCACGCCTCCATTCTTTATATAACTGTCTCTACACTGCTAACATTCTAATTCCAGCAGTAACTACGCTTAACATTCCTATCATTAATAGAATTAACAACCATTTCCGCTCTGGTTTCCTATAATATAAAATCCCGCTTATGAACATTACGACCAATCCACTTACTAGATTCACTAACAATCCATTAAGCATGAATGCCCTCTCCATCCATTACATTTAAGAAATATTCTTCTAAGGAACTATGTTTCTTATTAATACTTTCTATTTCCACATCGTTCATAATAAGTGCTTTTGAAATGGCTTGCTGAGACACTGCCGTATCATACACACGAATCATATTTCCGCTCATTATTTTATAATTTTTTATACCAAGTTTATCTTCTAAAATATAAGCTGCACGCTTCACATCAGGAACAGTAATTTCAATGTACTCTGTTTGTTTTCCGTTAATACTCTTCATTGAAACTTCTTTTATTAGTTTTCCATTTTGAATTACACCAATTGTATCCGCCATTAGTTCCATCTCACCTAAAATATGACTAGAAACTAATAATGTAATGCCATATTCTTTGCAGAGCATTTTAAATAAGTCTCGTAACTCTTTAATACCAATTGGATCTAAACCGTTAATTGGTTCATCTAAAATGAGCAATTCTGGCTTTGTCACGATTGCCCTTGCAATACCAAGTCGTTGTTTCATTCCCAATGAAAAATCTTTTACTTTTTTATTATCTATCCCTTGCAGCTTCACTAAATGTAATGCATGGTCAATTTCATTTTTATCGTAATAGCCCATATATTCACAATGTAATTCTAAGTTTTCTTTCGCCGTTAATTTATCATAAAAGATTGGATATTCAATAATTGTCCCCATTCTTTTTAATACTTCATAAGATGTGTCTGTTAACTTCTCACCGAAAATTTCAATATCACCACTTGTCGGTTTTATTAAATTTGTAATCATTTTCATAATCGTTGTTTTACCAGCACCATTCGGTCCTAAGAAACCGTATATCTCTCCTTTTTTCACATGCATGTTAACGCTAGAAATAACTTCTTTCCCTTTAAACACTTTCGTTAACTGATTCGTTTTTAATATATAGGTCATGTCACTTTCCCCTTTCGCACTACTTTATATTTCTATAATAGACAACGGAAATCTCTTTTTTCTTACCCGTTTCTTACAAATTCCTTACGCTGCAAAAAAGCTTGTAGAATCTCTTCTCTACAAGCTAAAACTGCATCTTCTTTAATGCAACTGTAAAAATTGTTTTTTCATACGGCTTACTAGAAAGATGAATTTTTCCATCCATCGCTTCCACAAGCCTTTTCGTAATCGTTAACCCTAAACCGCTCCCTTGGTACAATCTATTTCTTGAATCTTCAAGTGTGTACATACGCTCAAACACTTTATCAATATGAGATTCATCAATTCCTTTTCCTGTATCCCATACGTCTATATACACATTTGTTTCATCATCTCTTAGCATCATACCAAGTGTCTTTCCATCGTCTCCATATGTAATCGCATTTGATATTAAATTATTCAATACCCTGCCTAATACTTCTACATTTCCAAGTGCATATATATTTCTTTCTGGTATATCAATATGAACGTAAAAACCTTTCGTCGTAACTAAATCATAAAAAGATAAAATCTTCTCGCGACAAACTTCATTCATATTTACTTTTGTCATTTCGATTGCCTTGTCACCAGATTCTAACTTGGCTAGATCAAAAAACTTATGAATCAATTCCATTACTTCTAGTGTTTTCACATGCACCTTTTCAAGTAAGATTTGTTGTTCTTCTTTATTTATCGTTTTATCCTTATTTAACATTTCTGTATATCCAAGAATAACTGTTAGTGGCGTCTTTAAATCATGAGAAATATTTGAAAGCATTTTTCTCATCGAAATTTCTACTTTTGCATGATCTGCATTCGTTTTCTGTTTTGCATCTAATAATTGATTAATTGCCACTAATAATTTTTGCAATTCTAGATCATCCGTCATAACGAGTAACTTCTCGCCTGTTTTTTCATTTACAATACTTTCTAACTTTTCATATGTGTACCGTAAATTTTTACTACTACTTTTTCTCATTTTATACTGTATGTAAATGACACATAACAATATAAAAATAATACCTAATAACAAATTAATCATATTACATCACTTCCAGCTTATAGCCGATGCCCCATAACGTTTTAATATACTCTGGATTAGATGGGTCACTTTCGATTTTCTCACGCAACCTTCTCATATGAACATTAATAACGTTATCGTCACCGTAATACTCTTCGCTCCAAACTAGCGTATATATTTGTGCTTTTGTAAATACACGATTTTGATTCTTTACAAACAGTTTTAGAATCTCAAATTCTTTTAAAGTAAGTTTGAGAGGCTTCCCGTTTTTTTCCACAGTAAAATTAATTGGATCGATTGTTAAATCGCCAATTTGAATCATCTTTTCTGTTGTTTCTGTAGCCGAATATTTCGTAGATCTCCGAATACCAGCTTTTACACGCGCCGCCAATTCAATCATAGAAAATGGCTTACAAATGTAATCATCTGCTCCAAGTCCTAATCCAACAGCTTTATCAACATCTGTATCTTTTGCCGACATCATTAAAATCGGTACTGCACTCTTCTCGCGAATAATACGTACAACCTCTAATCCGTCTAACCTCGGCATCATGATATCAAGGATAACTAAATCAAAAGGTGATTTAAAAAAGGCTTGCACCCCTTCCTCTCCATCAGACGCGATTGTAACTTGAAAGCCTTCTTTTATTAAATACTTTTCCACCATCTCTTGAATTGAAATATCGTCTTCAACTAATAAAATATGATGTGACATATGTCTATCCCCTTTTTACAAACGTTAACAACTCAATTGTATCGTAACTACTACAGACTGGAAACAATTATATGAATTTTCAAACCAACTTCCCTTCCTCCCCTAACAATGATATGATAAAATTCACTACGATTGTTCATAATTAACTTTATATAAAGGAGACTTATCATGTCAGAAAACAAAAAAGTAAGCTTAGCTGATTTAATGCGCGAACAACTTGCAAAGAAAAAGCAAGGAAATGGAAATGGGTCAAATAATACAAATCAAAGCCAAGAAACGAAAAAATTACAAAACCAACAAACTAAAAAAACAAACAACCAACGTAGACGTACAGGTGTATAAATGAACGGACAAAAACGTTCTAATATCGCACCCGGTCTTGAAGTTGATATTGTATTAAAACAAGATCAACGCACCGGCAAATTAACACGTGGAATTGTAAAAGATATTTTAACAAACTCCCCTTCCCATCCGCATGGTATTAAAGTACGATTGCAGGACGGGCAAGTCGGTAGAGTACAAAATATCGTTCAATAAGAAAAAGGAGCTCAAGTAAACTCGAGCTCCTTTTTCTTTATTAACCTTTAATTTTTTCGATGAAAACTACTTTTAAATAGTCTCCTTCTTTAAATTGATCAATGGTACGGAAATCTTCTGGTAAAGAATGTTCTTCTAATATTTTATATTTGCCATTCATTTCTTTAAATGCCGTATCGATAAATCCTTTAAACTTTTTCATATCAAATGCGCTACAATTTGTAGAAGCAACGATAATCCCGTTATTTTCTGTAATCGCAATTGTTTCTTTTAATAAGTTTTTATAATCTTTCGCTGCACTAAATGTATATTTCTTTGAGCGTGCAAAGCTTGGAGGGTCAAGTACGACCATATCGAATTTCATCTTTTTCTTAGCTGCATATTTGAAGTACAGAAAGACATCTTCTACAATAATGTCTTGCGCTTCATAATCAATTTCATTTACACTAAACTGCTCAATCGTTTTACTTAAACTACGATTCGCAAGGTCAACACTCGTCGTTTTACTCGCTCCACCAAGCGCTGCAAATACAGAGAAAGCACCTGTATAAGAGAACATATTTAACACAGTTCTTCCCTTTGCATACTTATCACGAATTTGTTTTCGAACGTTACGCTGATCTAAAAATACACCAACCATCGCTCCGTCGTTTAAGTACACCGCAAAGTTCACACCATTTTCTTTTACGATAAGCGGGAACTCGCCGCGCTCTCCTGCTACAAAATCATCGCCTTCAATGTATTTCCCTTTCGTATCAAAACGCTTTTTCTCATAAATCCCTTTAAAGTTTGCTACTTTTTGAAGAGCTGCTATAATCTCATCTCTGAAAGTATAGATTCCCTCACTATACCAGCTTACTACATAATAACCGTCATAATAATCAATGATTAAGCCTCCAAGACCATCACCTTCGCCATTTACAACACGGAATGCTGTCGTATCATTTGATTTGTAAAATTGTTTTCGTTTATGTAAGGCCGATTTTATTTTACTTTCAAAAAAAGATTGATTAATTTGTTCACTCTCTTTTCTCGTTAAAATCCAGCCGTATCCTTTATTTTGTTTTCCATAATAACCTTTTCCGACAAAGTTGCTCTTCTCATCTACTACTTTGATGATTGTCCCTTCTTCACGGACGTCATTTAAATTTTGAATTGCATCTTTTAAAATAAGCGGATATCCACTTTTAATTTCTTTTATAAATTTCGGTTTTATTTTTACAGTTACTTCTGATCGCATATAATAACTTCCTTTCCATTTGCATGCTTTCTCTATAGGAAGCATTTCAAAAACGAGACTGAAAAACAGCCTCGTTTCACTATACCATATTATTGCTTTGCTAGTACAACTCGCTCATTCTCTCGCTTAGCCACCATGTATTTACTACATTTTGAAATGGAAATCCTACTGTCCAAAACAATAAAAAAACTTATTTATTTTACATTTACCATTTACAATGATAATGATTTTCATTATCATTTAATGTATATGAGTTCTCGAAAATAAAGGCAATATTTATAGGAGGAATAAACATGATTATTGTTACAAATACAGCAAAAATTACAAAGGGAAATGGACATAAATTAATTGAACGTTTTAATAAAGTAGGTCAAGTTGAAACGATGCCAGGCTTTTTAGGGTTAGAAGTTCTTTTAACGCAAAATACAGTTGATTATGATGAAGTAACAATTAGCACACGTTGGAATGCAAAAGAAGATTTCCAAGGTTGGACGAAGAGCTCAGCATTTAAAGATGCTCACTCACATCAAGGCGGGATGCCAGATTATATTCTTGATAATAAAATCACTTACTACAATGTTGAAGTTGTACGTATGCCAATGGCTGCAGCACAGTAAACATATTTCTTTTTTAAAGTATAGAATATGAGAAGCGTTACCACTTCTCATATTCTATACTTTTTTATTTACTGTCTTTTTACTAGCTTCGCATGCACGACTAACCTTCCCGCTTCCGGATCGAGTGCATAGTCACACGTCGAAAGTGTTACGATTTGATCACTTGCTGTCAATTTTGCATCTGTTTTGTACAGCGATTTTTCTTGAATTTTCTCCAAAAATAATGTGTATTCCGTATCACTACTAAAATCCGTTTCAATGTAATAAAAATCAGTTGTTGTTGTATACACCGAGAACACTTCAAGATCATATCCTTCAAATAATGTATCGTAATATAATTTACGATGCGACATGAAGAACTCTTCATCTAACATTTTCTTTAAACTTCCAAACATAGAACCATCTTTCATACGATGACCATATAAAATAGTATTTCGATTTTGAGATTTCACATCATTACGATAGTCCATAAAGATGCTTCCTGCTCTCATATCTTCACCTTTATAATTACGAAATAAATAGTAATCATTGTCTTTCGCTTGAACGATTGGATAATTAATTTGTGTATCATCCATCGTAACCCATCCAACTATCTCTTGGTTAATTTGCTGCAGAGCCTTGAACTGTTTACGTACTTCCCCGTCTTGTGATTGCTCTTCCATCGGACTTTTTTCATAAATATTTTGTGCTTCGGCCATTACTTTACGATTTTCATAGTAATCCATGAAAATATCACCTAATTCATATACTGAATAGAAAAAGGTACCTAAAAAGACAACTGTAAGTATTCGTTGAAAAAAAGAATTCTTCTTCCGTTCTTTTTTACTACTCAAATTATCACCTCAAAACGGATTATGCTCAGCCTTTAGATTCCCATAGGTACCATGTATAATCCTGTATCTTCATCTTGCTTTACAACGACATCTACACCGTATATCGTCTTTATCATACTCTCTGTCACAACATCATTTGGCTTACCTTTCGTAACAATCTCGCCATCTTTCATAACAATGATGTGATCACTATAGCGAATTGCCTGATTAATATCGTGTAATACCATGACGATCGTCAATCCATGTACTTCATTTAACTCTTTTACTAGCTCTAATATTTCAAGTTGATAATAAATATCTAAATAGGTCGTCGGTTCATCTAAAAAGAGCATTGGTGTTTTCTGAGCTAACGTCATAGCAATCCAAACACGTTGTCTTTCTCCACCAGATAAAGCGTGAATTTCTTTATCACGTTTACTTAATAAATTCGTACATGCTAAAGCCCTTTCGATTGCTTCTCTATCTTCATCCGTTTGCGCGGAAAAAATATTTTTATGAGGCATACGACCAAAACTTGTTAATTTCTCTACCGTCATATCTGCCGGTGCTTCATTTTGTTGATGGACAACGGCTAACTTTCTAGCAAACTCTTTCGGTTTATATTGGCTAATCGCCTTCCCATCCAGTATGACCTCTCCGCTACGAGGATCATGATTTCTTGACATCACACCAAGTAATGTCGATTTCCCGCAACCATTTGGACCAATAATTGTTGTAATTTTACCAATTTCTATTTCACTACTAACCAACTTTAATCGATCCGTTACATTATCATACGAAAAGGTTACATTTTTAATTTCCATGAACTTTATCACTCTTTCTAAGCAAGAATATTAAGAATGGGCCACCAATAACTGCCATAATCGTTGCTGCTGGAATTTCGTTAGGTGGCACAATTAACCTTCCAATCGTATCCGCCGTCAAAATTAATAACGCACCTGCCAGAGCAGAAAACGGAATTAATACTTTATGATCTGAACCGACTAGTTGTCTTGAAATGTGCGGAACGAGTAATCCTACGAAGGCAATAACACCTGCAATCGCTGTTGATACCGCTGCTAAGAGTACTGCAATAGCAGAAATAATAAGACGAACTCTCGTCACGTGCAAACCTAAGTTTTTCGCAGTCTTATCTTGTAGCGATAATAAGTTACACCAAGCTCCTACAAACAGAGCAAGAACCAAACCAATTGTTCCATACGTAACCATTATTTCTACATCGCCCCACGTCTTCATCGTTATATTAGAAGTCGTCGTTTGCTTAATACTCTTAATGAAATATCCGCAAATCGTAATGAACGATTCATTTAATCCAGTAAACATCGCATTAATAGCTATACCAACTAAAATAATACGAAGTGGACTTAACCCTGACTTCCATGAAAATGCATAAACGAGATAACACGCAAACGCACCACCTAAAAAGGCGAATACTGGTGTCCAGAAAAAGAATTGCGGGAACAACGTTATAATAACAAGTGTCATAAAACTTGCTCCTGAAGATATCCCAATCACTCCAGCATCAGCAAGTGGATTTTTCATAACAGCTTGAAAAAGCACACCTGAAACAGCAAGAGCCGCTCCAGTGAATAACGCAATAATAATACGCGGAAAACGTAAATCTTTAATCACTTCAACATCTTCATTTCCACCTGTAAATATCCCTTGTACAAGCTCAACAATACCTACTTCTAAACTCCCTTTCATCGCTGACAATGATGTCATAACGATAAGTAATGCAGTAACAATGAGGAAACTCCAAGTTTTTTTATTCATTCTACTCTTCCTTTATATGAAAATGCATCACGGATACATCATTTTTTTCAATTCATCTAACGCTTCAATTGCTGCTAAATTTCCTGTCGTTCCAAATAAACGCTCTTCTAAATCGTAAACACGATTATTTTTAACTGCTGCAAAATGCTTCCAAATGTCATTCGTTTTAAATTCTTTATCAAACATTTTTACAACTTCTTCAGGCATACCATGAGCTGCTCGTAAAATAATATCTGGATCAGCTTTCTTTAAATACTCTGTATTAGAAGCTAAATATTCTACTTTTTCACCTTGCACAATATTTTTACCACCTAGTTGTTTCACTAAATCTCCAATATAAGAATGCTCTGTTGCTACTAAATAACTTCCAGGCACACCTAATAAAATAAGTACTGTCGGTTCTTTCTTTCCTTTTACTTCTTTTCGAATGCTAGCGACTTTTTTATCTACCTTAGTTACAACTTCTTCAGCCTGCTTTTCGCGTCCATATTTCTTACCTAAATCGCTAATGGAATTTTGCATATTTTTCAAGCTTGTTAAATCTAAAAATTTTGCTTTCATGCTTACACCATCAAAAATCGGTTTTAATTCATATTCAAGTGTTGTCACAGATAACACTTCTGACGGCTTTAATGATTTTACCTTTTCCATATCTGGACTCATTGGATTCCCAACTTCAGGTAAACCTTTATATCGCTTCGGTAAAGTTTTAGAACTTGTTGGTACACCAACTAAATCTACTTCTAACGCATCCATAATTTCAGTAACAGCAACTGTCGTTGCAACAATTCGCTCTTTACTCTCACTCTTTACCTGCTTTAGTGTTTCTTTTTTTGGTGATGAGCATCCAGCTATACTCATTAACAGAATGATAGCCATTAGCACACTTGCGATTTTCTTCACTCTTAATCACCACTCCTTTCCAAACAATATGAAACAAGTCTTGATGCACGCGAACATGCATCAAGACTCCAAAAATTACAATCTACCTGCTCTATATTTACGAACTAGTAAAGCAAGTGACCCAAGCAGTAGCACCATGTATAAACCTAGTTGTGCTGTATCTGCTGTTTTTGAGTTTTTTTCTTTTTTCGCATCATTATTTGTAGCTTCATTTTTCTTCTTACCATCTGCATTTCGGTTAAAATCAGGCGTAGCAATTGTTTTTACATTATCTACTTTCGGCGTAATTACCGGATTTTTCGGTTCATTCTTCGGCTCTTCTTTTACCGTTCCTACAGCACCAATCTTCGTCGTATCAAATTGGATTTGTACGTCGTAGAAGTGATGGTAGTTCATTGAATCGATATCTACTTTTACCTTTGCATTTAATTTTGCAAATAAATCATTAGCTTCAAATTCTACGACTCTTGTATTTGTGGCCTTATCTTCACTTACTACTTTTGCATCTGCAAATTCACCATTCTTTTCTGTTTGGAATTTCGTGATCCATTCACTATTTTTTAGTGTCATTGCAATATACTTCTTACCATCTTTCACCGTTAACCTTGCTGGACTTACAACATATTGATTCATCATTGAAATTTCTTCAGTCTTATCTTTTAACACTTTAAAAGCAATATCGTACTGACCATCCTTTAAATTTTTCGGATCAACTGTTGGATTTTCATTTAGATTATTCGTTCCATTTTGGTTATCGTTTCCGCCTTGATTACCATTACCATCTTGGTTACCTAAAGCTTTAATACTACCTTTATCAAATACAAATTGAATATCGTAAAAATGATGGTAATTCATTGAATCGATATCTACTTTCACTTTTGCATTTAATTTCTTAGATAGATCAGCTACTTCTACTTCCACTACACGTGTATCAGCTTGCTTATTCTCACTTAGTACATTTGCATTAACAAATGAATTATTCTTTTCAAATTCAAACTTTGTAATCCATGAGCTATTCGTTAATGTGAATGATACATATTTCTTACCATCTTTCACTTTTAACACACCTGGACTTTTCGTATATGTGTTCATCATTGAAATTTCTTCCGTCTTATCTTTTAACACTTTAAAACCAATACTGTATTCACCGTCTTTAAGAGCATTGGGATCAATTGTTTTGTTATCGTCTTGGTTGTTGTTTCCGCCTTGGTTGTCGCTTCCACCTTGGTTATTGTTTCCGCCTTGGTTGTCATTTCCACCTTGGTTGTCGTTTCCGCCTTGGTTGTCGTTTCCACCTTGGTTGTCATTTCCGCCTTGGTTGTCATTTCCACCTTGATTATCGTTTCCGCCTTGGTTGTCATTTCCGCCTTGGTTGTCATTTCCACCTTGGTTATCGTTTCCGCCTTGGTTGTCATTTCCGCCTTGGTTGTCATTTCCACCTTGGTTGTCGTTTCCGCCTTGGTTGTCGTTTCCGCCTTGGTTATCATTTCCGCCTTGGTTGTCTAACGGTTTAATACTATCTTTATCGAATGCAAATTGAATGTCATAGAAATGGTGATAATTCATTGAATCGATATCTACTTTTACTTTTGCATTTAACTTTTTAGATAGGTCGTTTACTTCTACTTCCACTACTCGTGTATCAGCTTTTTTATCTTCACTTAATACACTTGCATCAACGAACGAACCATTTTTCTCAAATTCAAACTTTGTAATCCATGCACTATTCGTTAATGTGAATGATACATATTTTTTACCATTTTTCACCTTTAACACGCCTGGACTCTTTGTATACGTGTTCATCATTGAAATTTCTTCTGTTTGATCTTTTAAAGCTTTGAAATTGATTCTGTATTCACCGTCTTTAATTGTTTCAGCATCTGTTTTTTCTACTTCTGGCTTTTTATCACCGTCTGATTGTTTTTCTTCATTCTTAATTGGCTCAAGCTTTTCTTGATCAAATTGAAGTTGTAACTCATGCGTTTGTTTATAATTTCTTGATGCCACTTCGATAAATACTTTTGTATTTATCTTTTTAGATAAATTGTCTACTTCGAATTCTACTACTCTTGTATTTTTCTTTTTATCTTCACTTACTACTTTTGCATCAACAAATGAACCATCTTTTTCCGTTTGGAAATTTTTAATTGATGCATTATCTGTTAACGTTACAACCGCTTTTTTCTTACCGTTTTCTACTTTTAATACTCCTGGATTTACCATGTAAGTATTCATCTTAGATTCTTCATCTGTTTGATTTT
This genomic interval carries:
- a CDS encoding ABC transporter ATP-binding protein; this translates as MEIKNVTFSYDNVTDRLKLVSSEIEIGKITTIIGPNGCGKSTLLGVMSRNHDPRSGEVILDGKAISQYKPKEFARKLAVVHQQNEAPADMTVEKLTSFGRMPHKNIFSAQTDEDREAIERALACTNLLSKRDKEIHALSGGERQRVWIAMTLAQKTPMLFLDEPTTYLDIYYQLEILELVKELNEVHGLTIVMVLHDINQAIRYSDHIIVMKDGEIVTKGKPNDVVTESMIKTIYGVDVVVKQDEDTGLYMVPMGI
- a CDS encoding FecCD family ABC transporter permease produces the protein MNKKTWSFLIVTALLIVMTSLSAMKGSLEVGIVELVQGIFTGGNEDVEVIKDLRFPRIIIALFTGAALAVSGVLFQAVMKNPLADAGVIGISSGASFMTLVIITLFPQFFFWTPVFAFLGGAFACYLVYAFSWKSGLSPLRIILVGIAINAMFTGLNESFITICGYFIKSIKQTTTSNITMKTWGDVEIMVTYGTIGLVLALFVGAWCNLLSLQDKTAKNLGLHVTRVRLIISAIAVLLAAVSTAIAGVIAFVGLLVPHISRQLVGSDHKVLIPFSALAGALLILTADTIGRLIVPPNEIPAATIMAVIGGPFLIFLLRKSDKVHGN
- a CDS encoding NEAT domain-containing protein, giving the protein MNRYTKIIVAMFLMIFTFVSTLQPLAVQAATKLADGEYSIGFKVLKDTSDEESMMNQYSVSPGTLKVKDGKKKVSFTLTNSSWITKFETEKAGKLVATNVISEDKEKDTRVVEFDVEDVEKVLNAKVKVDIDFLNYHHEYDVRIAFDQNSITPIHVEQPNEKEDPANKPDPNEKPDPSQKPDQKPDSDQQPNSNTIKDGEYSIPFKVLKNQTDEESKMNTYMVNPGVLKVENGKKKAVVTLTDNASIKNFQTEKDGSFVDAKVVSEDKKKNTRVVEFEVDNLSKKINTKVFIEVASRNYKQTHELQLQFDQEKLEPIKNEEKQSDGDKKPEVEKTDAETIKDGEYRINFKALKDQTEEISMMNTYTKSPGVLKVKNGKKYVSFTLTNSAWITKFEFEKNGSFVDASVLSEDKKADTRVVEVEVNDLSKKLNAKVKVDIDSMNYHHFYDIQFAFDKDSIKPLDNQGGNDNQGGNDNQGGNDNQGGNDNQGGNDNQGGNDNQGGNDNQGGNDNQGGNDNQGGNDNQGGNDNQGGNDNQGGNDNQGGNDNQGGNNNQGGSDNQGGNNNQDDNKTIDPNALKDGEYSIGFKVLKDKTEEISMMNTYTKSPGVLKVKDGKKYVSFTLTNSSWITKFEFEKNNSFVNANVLSENKQADTRVVEVEVADLSKKLNAKVKVDIDSMNYHHFYDIQFVFDKGSIKALGNQDGNGNQGGNDNQNGTNNLNENPTVDPKNLKDGQYDIAFKVLKDKTEEISMMNQYVVSPARLTVKDGKKYIAMTLKNSEWITKFQTEKNGEFADAKVVSEDKATNTRVVEFEANDLFAKLNAKVKVDIDSMNYHHFYDVQIQFDTTKIGAVGTVKEEPKNEPKNPVITPKVDNVKTIATPDFNRNADGKKKNEATNNDAKKEKNSKTADTAQLGLYMVLLLGSLALLVRKYRAGRL
- the isdE gene encoding heme ABC transporter substrate-binding protein IsdE is translated as MKKIASVLMAIILLMSIAGCSSPKKETLKQVKSESKERIVATTVAVTEIMDALEVDLVGVPTSSKTLPKRYKGLPEVGNPMSPDMEKVKSLKPSEVLSVTTLEYELKPIFDGVSMKAKFLDLTSLKNMQNSISDLGKKYGREKQAEEVVTKVDKKVASIRKEVKGKKEPTVLILLGVPGSYLVATEHSYIGDLVKQLGGKNIVQGEKVEYLASNTEYLKKADPDIILRAAHGMPEEVVKMFDKEFKTNDIWKHFAAVKNNRVYDLEERLFGTTGNLAAIEALDELKKMMYP